One window of Medicago truncatula cultivar Jemalong A17 chromosome 2, MtrunA17r5.0-ANR, whole genome shotgun sequence genomic DNA carries:
- the LOC25479569 gene encoding 2-alkenal reductase (NADP(+)-dependent), with translation MEVTNKYIVIKHHIEDSPKESHFEVKTEAIGLSLKPGSDEVIIKNLYISIDPYLINRMKSYSASHNAISFATPLTPGQAIDALVIGRVVTSGNAKFEKDDLVMGVFTWAEYSVVKEQSIIKKLESFEFPLTYHLGILGFSGLSAYGGFFEICKPRKGETVFVSAASGSVGNIVGQYAKLLGCYVVGCAGSQKKVTLLKEELGFDDAFNYKEETDLNSTLKRYFPDGIDIYFDNVGGEMLEAAVANMKAFGRVSVCGVISEYTDIGKRASPNMMDVVYKRITIRGFLAADYMNVFGDFSAKTLDYLRNGQLRVIEDRSLGVESIPSAFVGLFNGDNVGKKVVVLADE, from the exons ATGGAAGTGACCAACAAATACATAGTGATAAAGCATCACATTGAAGATTCCCCAAAGGAGTCCCATTTTGAAGTAAAAACTGAGGCTATTGGTCTTTCGTTGAAGCCAGGTTCTGATGAAGTCATAATAAAGAATCTATATATCTCTATTGATCCATATCTTATTAACCGCATGAAAAGTTACAGTGCTTCTCATAATGCTATTAGCTTTGCAACTCCATTAACTCCAGGCCAG GCTATTGATGCTCTAGTTATTGGAAGAGTTGTGACTTCTGGGAATGCTAAGTTTGAGAAAGATGATTTGGTTATGGGAGTATTCACTTGGGCTGAGTACAGTGTGGTTAAGGAACAAagcatcataaaaaaattagagtccTTTGAATTTCCACTCACTTATCATCTTGGAATTCTTG GATTTAGTGGACTGTCTGCTTATGGAGgattttttgaaatttgcaaaCCTCGAAAGGGTGAAACGGTATTTGTTTCAGCAGCATCTGGATCAGTTGGAAATATTGTAGGACAATATGCAAAACTTTTAGGTTGCTATGTTGTTGGCTGTGCTGGGAGCCAAAAAAAG gTGACATTACTCAAAGAAGAGCTAGGATTTGATGATGCCTTCAACTACAAGGAAGAAACTGATCTAAACTCCACTCTTAAAAG GTACTTTCCAGATGGAATTGACATATATTTTGACAATGTCGGGGGAGAAATGCTAGAAGCAGCAGTTGCTAACATGAAAGCATTTGGTAGAGTGTCTGTTTGTGGCGTAATTTCTGAGTATACTGATATTGGAAAGAGAGCTTCACCAAATATGATGGATGTTGTATATAAGAGAATCACCATCAGAGGATTTTTAGCTGCTGATTATATGAATGTTTTCGGAGATTTTTCTGCTAAAACATTGGATTATCTTCGCAATGGTCAGTTGCGGGTGATTGAAGACAGGTCGTTGGGTGTAGAGAGCATCCCTTCTGCATTTGTTGGACTCTTCAATGGAGACAACGTTGGAAAGAAAGTTGTTGTTTTAGCAGATGAGTGA
- the LOC25479567 gene encoding transcription factor bHLH18, translated as MEEINSTAMNVSSSSSWLSDLEMDEHNLFAEECNLNFLDTGVEDFLSHDITNIFQEQNKQQCLISGSTSTTTLSNTFSDETKLDCFDFNIDKTIMEMKTIDHSDKINETFTQKRSSSFQVQIPSFDSPPNSPTTSSQQYPTLNSIQNERVSVSPTELENKNHSTKTSKTKRSRANNGEDHIMAERKRREKLTQSFIALAALVPNLKKMDKFSVLVDTIKYMKELKKRLEVLEEQNKRTKTESHVVLTKPDLCSEDDSSSFDERNESVVGSIFQVEAKVLGKYMLIRIQCKEYKGLLVKIMVEIQRFQLYVVNSSVLPFGDSILDITIIAQLGEGYNLSIKQLVKNIRKEALKFMSL; from the exons ATGGAGGAAATCAACAGCACAGCTATGAACGTATCATCAAGCAGCAGCTGGTTATCTGATTTG GAAATGGACGAACACAATTTATTTGCTGAGGAATGCAACCTGAATTTCCTTGATACTGGTGTGGAAGATTTTCTTTCACATGACATAACTAATATCttccaagaacaaaataaacaacaatGTTTAATTTCAGGGTCCACTTCCACAACTACTCTCAGCAACACATTTAGTGATGAAACAAAGTTGGATTGTTTTGACTTCAATATTGATAAGACTATTATGGagatgaaaacaattgatcaTAGTGACAAAATCAATGAAACCTTTACCCAAAAACGTTCTTCATCTTTTCAAGTTCAAATTCCATCTTTTGACAGCCCCCCAAATTCACCTACTACTAGTTCCCAACAATACCCTACCTTAAATTCAATACAAAATGAAAGAGTTTCCGTGTCTCCAACCGAATTGGAAAATAAGAATCATTCAACAAAAACCTCAAAAACCAAAAGGTCTCGTGCTAATAATGGTGAGGATCATATCATGGCAGAGAGAAAGCGAAGAGAGAAACTCACCCAAAGCTTCATTGCTCTTGCAGCTCTTGTTCCCAACCTTAAAAAG ATGGACAAATTTTCTGTATTGGTTGACACTATCAAATACATGAAAGAGCTTAAAAAGCGTTTGGAAGTTTTAGAAGAACAAAACAAGAGAACAAAAACAGAGTCGCATGTGGTTCTGACCAAACCAGACCTCTGCAGCGAAGATGATTCCTCATCATTTGATGAGCGCAATGAAAGTGTTGTTGGTTCAATATTTCAAGTGGAAGCAAAAGTGTTAGGGAAATATATGTTGATTCGGATCCAATGTAAAGAATACAAGGGGCTTTTAGTGAAAATTATGGTCGAGATCCAAAGATTTCAACTATATGTTGTCAACAGCAGTGTTTTACCCTTTGGAGATTCTATCCTCGATATTACTATCATTGCTCAG ttGGGTGAAGGCTACAACTTGAGCATAAAGCAACTTGTGAAGAACATACGCAAGGAAGCATTGAAGTTTATGTCATTATAA